A genomic window from Candidatus Saccharibacteria bacterium includes:
- a CDS encoding RimK family alpha-L-glutamate ligase, with amino-acid sequence MKIAILSNGNANYSTKRLVEAAKARGHSVDVIKYKNCFVSVDSQDPKVIYKGKEIDIKKYDAIIPRIANYMTRYGTAIVRQLEREGIFTTASAIAIQRSRDKLRATQIMAKAVDVPKTVFSRNSTDIDGMLDQVGGAPVIIKLGQSTHGNGVVLADTKKAAKSALQAFYIYNEDGTNVMIQEFVEESAGVDIRAFVVGGRVVASMKRQSLDDDFRSNLHRGGEGVAIKLTDEERKVVIKAAKAMGLSLAGVDIMRSDRGPLVLEVNASPGFGIEKVTGRDVATPIIEYVEQNARRGQKKDKVGA; translated from the coding sequence ATGAAAATCGCTATTTTATCCAACGGCAACGCTAACTATTCCACCAAGCGTTTAGTCGAGGCAGCCAAAGCTCGTGGTCACTCGGTTGATGTGATCAAATACAAAAACTGTTTTGTGTCGGTTGATAGCCAAGATCCAAAAGTTATCTACAAAGGGAAGGAAATCGACATTAAAAAGTACGACGCGATCATTCCGCGCATTGCTAACTATATGACTCGTTATGGTACGGCTATCGTGCGTCAGCTCGAGCGCGAGGGTATCTTTACGACCGCTAGTGCCATTGCTATCCAGCGCTCGCGCGACAAACTGCGTGCCACTCAAATCATGGCCAAGGCAGTTGACGTCCCGAAAACGGTTTTTTCGCGTAATTCTACCGATATTGACGGTATGTTGGACCAGGTCGGCGGTGCGCCAGTTATCATTAAATTAGGCCAGTCAACACACGGCAATGGCGTGGTTCTAGCTGATACTAAAAAGGCCGCGAAATCAGCTTTGCAGGCTTTTTATATCTATAACGAGGACGGCACTAACGTCATGATTCAGGAGTTTGTCGAAGAATCGGCCGGAGTAGACATCCGCGCCTTTGTAGTGGGCGGTCGTGTGGTGGCGAGCATGAAACGACAATCTCTCGATGATGATTTTCGTTCCAACCTCCACCGCGGTGGCGAGGGGGTAGCGATCAAACTAACCGACGAAGAGCGTAAGGTTGTGATCAAAGCCGCCAAAGCGATGGGTCTGAGTCTCGCTGGTGTCGATATCATGCGCAGTGATCGTGGACCATTGGTGCTAGAGGTCAATGCTAGTCCAGGGTTTGGCATCGAAAAGGTAACTGGGCGAGACGTTGCGACGCCAATCATTGAATACGTCGAGC
- the tatC gene encoding twin-arginine translocase subunit TatC, translating into MPTFMDHVRELVNRFFAVAIIFILFAAAAYPFFDHIANFLLAPLGKDHQLVYLTPGGAFSFIIQVCLYVGLVFALPAIIYNIYKFIMPAMKKTTARTAIIYTVVSLTLAVGGMLFAYYVSLPAALYFLTGFNLYNINPMLTIDSYFSFVMTYMIAGALLFQLPLLMLIINGATPLKPKKLMHHQDKIILGSFIVAAIISPTPDALNQTLLAAPIVVMYQAGIIVVWLRNRKKNRLAKAAVAHTGSVTPVAAKAPTPVPVAPKPLAQPAMPIQPVRSMDGMIMPQGQLTKRLPQLSQNPSIHLSVPQLASAKRDSVSDRNIQVPRRQSVDGFLLNNVDRSPVVRLDEARLS; encoded by the coding sequence ATGCCTACATTTATGGATCATGTCCGTGAGCTAGTGAACCGTTTCTTTGCTGTGGCCATTATTTTTATATTATTTGCTGCAGCAGCCTATCCGTTTTTTGATCACATAGCTAATTTCTTGTTAGCGCCACTCGGGAAGGATCACCAGTTGGTGTATTTGACTCCGGGGGGCGCTTTTTCATTTATTATCCAGGTGTGTTTATATGTCGGCCTCGTGTTTGCTTTACCAGCGATTATCTATAATATCTATAAATTTATTATGCCAGCTATGAAAAAAACGACGGCACGAACTGCCATAATATACACAGTTGTATCGCTAACACTGGCAGTCGGCGGTATGCTATTTGCCTATTACGTTAGCCTGCCAGCCGCACTATACTTCCTGACTGGATTTAACCTGTATAACATTAATCCGATGTTGACGATCGATTCGTACTTTTCGTTCGTTATGACCTATATGATAGCTGGAGCGTTATTATTTCAGCTTCCGCTCTTGATGCTAATTATTAACGGCGCTACGCCGCTAAAGCCAAAGAAACTCATGCATCACCAGGACAAAATAATTTTAGGGTCATTTATTGTGGCGGCTATTATCTCACCAACACCCGATGCATTGAACCAGACATTACTAGCGGCGCCAATCGTGGTCATGTACCAAGCTGGCATTATCGTTGTTTGGCTGAGGAACCGTAAAAAGAATCGTCTAGCCAAAGCGGCTGTGGCGCATACCGGATCAGTTACGCCCGTTGCTGCAAAAGCCCCAACACCGGTACCAGTTGCGCCAAAACCATTAGCGCAGCCAGCTATGCCTATTCAGCCAGTCCGCAGTATGGATGGCATGATCATGCCTCAGGGGCAGCTGACGAAGCGATTGCCTCAACTGTCTCAAAATCCATCGATACATCTGTCGGTACCACAACTCGCTAGCGCAAAACGCGATTCCGTATCTGATCGAAATATACAGGTACCTAGACGCCAGTCGGTTGATGGCTTTTTGCTCAATAACGTTGATAGGTCGCCAGTCGTCAGGCTCGATGAGGCTCGATTATCATGA
- a CDS encoding GTP-binding protein LepA → MHNGKPVQPLPGYKDVKPFVYAGFFPVSNEFYQDLKDAIEKLSLSDSALQFEPENSPVLGFGVRIGFLGLLHMDIIRERLEREYDLDLVVTNPSTDYHVNLVNGETLDIKSASELPEMTKVRDIAEPWIRGEIVVPQNFVGAVIQLIISKRGRQSSLSYIDERALVSFEAPLANLLTDFYDQLKSVTSGYGSFNYELSDYRIEDLVRVDFYVAGEMVDALSVMVHRSEADSLGRIIVKKLKEVIPRQNFQVALQAAIGGKFIAREDLSAYRKDVTTGLYGGDVSRKKKVLAKQAKGKKRMKRFGKVDIPSEAFTGG, encoded by the coding sequence ATGCATAACGGCAAACCCGTCCAGCCGCTGCCTGGTTACAAAGACGTCAAGCCATTTGTCTATGCTGGATTCTTCCCTGTCAGCAACGAATTTTATCAGGATCTCAAGGACGCAATCGAAAAACTGTCCCTGAGTGATTCGGCGTTGCAGTTCGAGCCCGAAAACTCACCCGTTTTAGGTTTTGGTGTGCGGATTGGTTTCCTGGGACTACTGCATATGGACATCATTCGCGAGCGACTAGAACGTGAGTATGATCTCGATCTGGTCGTTACCAACCCCAGTACCGACTATCATGTGAATTTAGTCAACGGAGAGACGCTAGATATCAAATCAGCGTCGGAATTGCCGGAAATGACAAAGGTGAGAGACATCGCCGAACCTTGGATCAGAGGCGAAATTGTCGTGCCGCAGAACTTTGTCGGCGCTGTTATTCAGCTGATCATTTCCAAACGCGGTCGCCAGAGTAGCCTCAGCTACATTGACGAACGAGCCCTGGTTAGTTTCGAGGCGCCACTGGCCAACTTGCTCACCGACTTTTACGATCAGTTAAAATCGGTAACCAGCGGCTACGGCTCGTTTAACTACGAGTTGAGCGATTATAGGATCGAGGATCTGGTGCGAGTGGACTTTTATGTAGCTGGCGAAATGGTTGATGCGCTATCTGTTATGGTGCATCGGTCGGAGGCTGATTCGCTGGGTCGAATTATTGTTAAAAAACTCAAAGAAGTCATCCCGCGGCAGAATTTTCAGGTGGCGCTCCAGGCAGCAATTGGCGGCAAGTTTATCGCTCGCGAAGACCTGAGCGCGTATCGTAAAGATGTGACGACTGGTTTATACGGCGGTGACGTTTCGCGCAAGAAGAAGGTGCTCGCGAAACAAGCTAAAGGCAAAAAGCGCATGAAACGTTTTGGCAAAGTCGACATCCCATCCGAAGCCTTTACCGGGGGTTAA
- a CDS encoding nucleotide exchange factor GrpE: protein MSKNQKDNAQIVELTSDIQRVRADFENYRKRVESEKQSARDYGQKEMVIKLLPVIDNIERAVGHVPAELADNAWAQGIVTLQKNLEKTLVSIGITKIAAEPGAVFNPDLHHAVQFDEDSEGDQEVVADELQPGYMLDGHVLREAMVRVTRK from the coding sequence ATGTCAAAAAACCAAAAAGACAACGCACAAATTGTCGAATTAACCTCTGATATCCAACGCGTCCGAGCCGATTTCGAGAATTATCGTAAACGAGTCGAGTCGGAAAAGCAATCGGCTCGCGATTATGGGCAAAAGGAAATGGTTATTAAATTATTGCCGGTGATCGACAATATCGAGCGCGCAGTTGGTCATGTTCCAGCCGAACTAGCGGATAACGCCTGGGCGCAGGGTATTGTAACTTTGCAAAAAAACCTGGAAAAAACACTGGTATCGATTGGCATCACAAAAATTGCAGCCGAGCCGGGTGCCGTGTTTAATCCAGATCTCCATCATGCCGTACAATTTGACGAAGACTCTGAGGGTGATCAAGAGGTCGTAGCCGATGAGCTGCAGCCTGGTTATATGCTAGATGGCCACGTTCTCCGAGAAGCTATGGTTCGAGTTACCCGTAAATAA
- a CDS encoding nucleoside monophosphate kinase: protein MEDKISHIKNWLGSGSINIFGIQFSGKDTVGKRLADAIGAEFLSSGDIVRSARDNSKDSEIKRAAEVSETGALTPMDEFLKLIVPYMYDEKIAGKALILSSVGRWIGEEGPVLEGLKRGGHDTKAVLLLNVSEDEVWHRWREAQGDTRNIGRTDDMDEEKVARRISEFKDKTLPVIEVYREMDILLEINGQQDRDSVFSDVIDQLYNFAS from the coding sequence ATGGAAGATAAGATTTCTCATATAAAAAACTGGCTCGGTAGTGGATCGATCAACATATTTGGCATTCAATTTTCCGGCAAAGACACCGTTGGCAAACGGCTAGCGGATGCAATCGGCGCAGAATTTTTGAGTAGTGGCGACATCGTTAGATCCGCTAGGGACAATTCCAAGGACAGCGAGATAAAGCGCGCCGCCGAGGTGTCTGAAACCGGCGCCTTGACCCCTATGGATGAATTTCTAAAACTCATTGTTCCCTATATGTATGACGAAAAGATAGCCGGAAAGGCCCTGATCCTCAGCTCGGTCGGACGCTGGATCGGCGAAGAGGGCCCGGTGCTAGAGGGCCTAAAACGGGGTGGTCACGACACCAAAGCTGTTCTACTGCTCAACGTTTCCGAAGATGAAGTCTGGCACCGTTGGCGCGAAGCCCAGGGCGACACACGTAACATCGGACGAACGGACGATATGGATGAGGAAAAAGTTGCTAGGCGAATCAGCGAATTCAAAGATAAAACACTGCCTGTCATCGAAGTCTATCGAGAAATGGATATTTTGCTAGAGATCAACGGTCAGCAAGATCGAGACAGCGTGTTTAGCGATGTTATTGACCAACTATACAATTTCGCCAGCTAG
- a CDS encoding twin-arginine translocase TatA/TatE family subunit, whose translation MPSLSPAELVVILIIVLLLFGAKKLPELARSIGTSAKELRKSMKDEDADKSKKSASDKQNGKKA comes from the coding sequence ATGCCAAGTTTAAGCCCAGCAGAGCTAGTAGTAATTCTTATCATTGTACTACTGTTGTTCGGAGCTAAAAAGTTGCCAGAGCTGGCTCGTAGTATCGGTACTTCAGCCAAGGAACTACGCAAGTCTATGAAAGACGAAGACGCAGACAAAAGCAAAAAATCAGCAAGCGACAAACAGAACGGCAAGAAAGCCTAG
- a CDS encoding GlsB/YeaQ/YmgE family stress response membrane protein — protein sequence MESVIGWIVLGGLAGWIASKFVGTDEQQGFVGNIVAGVLGGVVGGWVFSLLGGAGVTGLNVWSLLVAVIGAMIVIFVWKVISGKK from the coding sequence ATGGAAAGTGTAATCGGCTGGATAGTGTTAGGCGGTCTCGCAGGTTGGATAGCCTCGAAATTTGTTGGTACTGACGAACAGCAAGGTTTCGTCGGCAATATCGTTGCTGGTGTACTTGGTGGTGTGGTCGGTGGTTGGGTATTCTCCCTCCTGGGCGGAGCTGGCGTAACGGGCTTGAATGTGTGGAGCCTGTTAGTCGCAGTGATAGGCGCTATGATCGTTATCTTTGTCTGGAAAGTCATTTCAGGCAAGAAATAA
- the dnaK gene encoding molecular chaperone DnaK has product MGTIIGIDLGTTNSAIAYLLAGKPEVITNKEGNRTTPSVVGLKKGERLVGQVAQRQRVVNAENTIYGIKRLIGRKFSDKEVQDDIKIMPYKIVDKNGNAAVELDGKVYTPEEVSAMILGKLKADAEAFLGQPVTEAVITVPAYFDDSQRQATKDAGRIAGLEVKRIINEPTAAALAYGLEKHKEEKIAVFDLGGGTFDVSILELGDGVFEVKSTNGDTHLGGEDFDNRIVNYFLDTFKGETGIDLKSDKAAMQRLKDEAEKAKKELSSTNEYEVNLPFITADSDGPKHFEHKLTRAKLEELVGDLLNRLADPCEKALKDAKLKAGDINEVVLVGGMTRMPAVIEKVKAIFGREPMAGVNPDEVVAVGAAIQGGVLAGDVKDVLLLDVTPLSLGIETMGGVSTKLIERNTTIPTSKSETFSTAADNQPQVEIHVLQGEREFAGDNKSLGKFVLDGIAPAPRGVPQIEVTFNLDANGILNVTAKDKGTGKEQSITIQNSGNLSKEDIAKAQAEAEAHADDDKKKRELIDARNQLEQLIYTSKKMPDEFKDKISDEDKKAIEGAVKEAEEKLTSEDKDELEEATKTLSERVQSIGAKLYQQADASKGETEGGESDDKKSDDAVEGEVVDDKKK; this is encoded by the coding sequence ATGGGAACTATTATCGGAATCGACCTCGGTACCACTAACAGCGCTATAGCGTATCTGCTAGCTGGCAAGCCAGAGGTTATCACTAACAAAGAAGGCAATCGTACGACACCGAGCGTGGTTGGTCTAAAAAAAGGCGAACGCTTGGTCGGGCAGGTTGCTCAGCGTCAGCGTGTCGTTAACGCTGAAAACACCATTTATGGCATCAAGCGTCTGATCGGTCGCAAATTTAGCGACAAAGAGGTCCAAGACGACATCAAAATCATGCCGTACAAGATCGTCGATAAAAACGGCAACGCTGCGGTTGAACTCGACGGCAAAGTTTATACACCAGAGGAAGTCAGCGCGATGATCCTCGGCAAATTGAAGGCTGATGCCGAGGCTTTCCTTGGTCAGCCGGTCACCGAGGCGGTTATCACGGTGCCGGCTTATTTCGATGATAGTCAACGCCAAGCTACCAAAGATGCCGGTAGAATTGCCGGTCTCGAGGTCAAGCGTATTATTAACGAGCCAACTGCAGCCGCGCTCGCCTACGGTCTCGAAAAGCACAAAGAAGAAAAAATCGCAGTCTTTGACCTCGGTGGCGGTACATTTGACGTATCGATCCTCGAACTCGGCGACGGCGTGTTCGAGGTCAAATCGACCAACGGTGACACGCACCTCGGTGGTGAGGACTTTGACAACCGCATCGTGAATTATTTCCTCGACACCTTTAAGGGCGAAACGGGCATTGACCTGAAATCCGACAAAGCCGCTATGCAGCGCCTCAAGGACGAAGCCGAAAAAGCCAAAAAAGAGCTCAGCTCAACCAACGAATACGAAGTTAACTTACCGTTTATTACCGCCGACAGTGACGGTCCAAAGCATTTCGAGCACAAACTAACTAGGGCTAAACTAGAGGAATTGGTCGGTGATCTACTCAATCGACTAGCTGATCCGTGCGAAAAGGCGCTCAAAGACGCCAAACTCAAAGCCGGCGATATCAATGAAGTTGTTCTAGTCGGTGGTATGACCCGTATGCCAGCGGTTATCGAAAAGGTAAAAGCGATTTTCGGTCGTGAGCCAATGGCCGGCGTAAATCCTGACGAAGTTGTCGCGGTTGGCGCCGCCATCCAAGGTGGCGTGCTGGCTGGCGACGTCAAGGACGTCTTGCTCCTCGATGTCACACCGCTGTCGCTCGGTATCGAAACTATGGGTGGCGTTAGTACCAAATTGATCGAGCGCAACACCACGATCCCAACGAGCAAATCTGAAACGTTCTCGACCGCTGCTGATAACCAGCCGCAAGTTGAGATTCACGTCCTCCAGGGCGAGCGAGAGTTTGCGGGCGATAATAAATCACTCGGAAAATTCGTCCTAGACGGCATTGCTCCGGCACCGCGCGGCGTGCCACAGATTGAAGTCACCTTTAACCTAGATGCGAACGGCATTTTGAACGTCACCGCCAAAGACAAAGGTACCGGCAAAGAGCAGTCAATCACTATTCAAAACAGTGGTAACCTCAGCAAGGAAGACATCGCCAAGGCGCAGGCCGAGGCCGAAGCCCACGCTGATGATGACAAGAAAAAGCGCGAGTTGATCGACGCTCGTAACCAACTCGAACAGCTGATCTACACCAGCAAAAAGATGCCAGATGAATTCAAGGACAAAATTTCCGATGAAGACAAGAAGGCCATCGAAGGCGCTGTCAAAGAGGCTGAGGAGAAACTAACCTCCGAGGACAAAGACGAACTCGAGGAAGCCACCAAGACGTTGAGCGAGCGCGTCCAGTCGATTGGCGCCAAACTCTATCAGCAAGCTGACGCGTCAAAAGGTGAAACTGAGGGCGGCGAATCTGATGACAAGAAGTCAGACGATGCTGTCGAAGGCGAAGTGGTCGACGATAAAAAGAAGTAA
- the dnaJ gene encoding molecular chaperone DnaJ, producing MNKRDYYEILGVKKDASDDEIKKAFRKLAVKYHPDKEGGDEAKFKEANEAYEVLKDEKKRQRYDQFGHAGVGGASGGGGNPFEGFNGGGQNVHFDFGGGGFGDLGDIFSSFFGGQRGQSGPGRGRDVETSISLTFKEAIFGTERTISVNLDVTCDYCKGDGAEPGFGTKECPTCHGAGQEVRVIHSLFGPIQQAQTCHTCRGRGRVPEKDCIECNGRGIKRDKQDIKVKIPAGVDEGSAIRLSGRGEAIAGGTSGDLFVAIHVAPHKKFTREGDLILSEETISMIDAALGTELDVETIDGELTMKIPAGTQSGTDFKLSGHGVPHLRGNNRGAHIITIKVETPTKLTKKQRELLKEFRDGSKKSIFGI from the coding sequence ATGAACAAACGTGACTACTACGAGATTTTAGGTGTTAAAAAAGACGCCTCAGATGACGAGATAAAGAAAGCTTTTCGCAAATTGGCTGTCAAATATCACCCTGACAAAGAGGGCGGCGATGAAGCGAAGTTCAAGGAGGCTAATGAAGCCTACGAAGTCCTAAAGGACGAAAAAAAGCGTCAACGCTATGACCAGTTTGGCCATGCTGGTGTCGGCGGCGCCTCAGGCGGCGGCGGTAACCCATTCGAGGGCTTTAACGGCGGTGGTCAAAACGTTCATTTTGACTTTGGTGGCGGTGGTTTTGGCGATCTCGGCGACATATTTTCCTCATTTTTCGGTGGTCAGCGTGGGCAATCGGGGCCAGGCCGTGGGCGTGATGTTGAAACGAGTATTAGTCTGACATTCAAAGAAGCGATCTTTGGCACGGAAAGGACAATCTCTGTTAATCTGGATGTTACTTGCGACTACTGCAAAGGCGACGGTGCCGAGCCAGGTTTCGGCACCAAAGAATGTCCAACCTGTCACGGCGCTGGCCAAGAAGTCCGCGTTATTCATTCACTATTCGGTCCGATCCAACAGGCGCAAACCTGCCATACTTGTCGTGGTCGCGGTCGTGTTCCAGAGAAAGACTGTATCGAATGTAATGGTCGCGGTATCAAACGCGATAAACAAGATATCAAGGTCAAGATTCCGGCTGGCGTTGACGAGGGGTCGGCTATTCGGCTCTCTGGTCGCGGTGAAGCCATTGCGGGCGGCACATCGGGCGATCTCTTTGTGGCGATTCATGTGGCTCCACACAAAAAATTCACTCGCGAAGGCGACCTGATCCTCAGCGAAGAGACAATATCGATGATCGATGCAGCGCTCGGTACGGAGCTCGATGTTGAGACGATAGATGGCGAACTGACGATGAAAATTCCCGCCGGCACGCAATCTGGCACAGATTTCAAGCTCTCGGGTCACGGCGTCCCGCATCTCCGCGGTAATAACAGAGGTGCACACATCATCACCATCAAAGTTGAAACCCCAACAAAATTGACGAAAAAACAGCGTGAACTACTAAAAGAATTTCGAGACGGTAGCAAAAAAAGCATATTTGGCATATAG
- a CDS encoding transcriptional regulator codes for MTERQAKLLAAIIEQYAELAAPVGSVLLAKLFSVSSATIRSEMAKLEEMGYITQPHTSAGRIPTDKGYRLYVNSIVEGSEVPMYEARHAKAIESRVEGHGRTDHAIRTAVDSLVELTHNLGLATIGDQLYLSGIGNLFSQPEFHDGEHVRDVARLLDNLEPWLREAAPNETLNVFIGSENPIGRDSGVSLIISRFRSPYSDHSYIGVLGPTRQSYARVMSLVSQTGKMLERIL; via the coding sequence ATGACTGAACGTCAAGCCAAACTCCTCGCAGCGATTATTGAACAATATGCTGAACTAGCCGCACCTGTCGGGTCGGTCCTACTCGCCAAATTATTCAGCGTTAGTTCGGCCACTATTCGATCGGAAATGGCCAAACTAGAGGAGATGGGGTACATCACGCAACCTCACACCAGCGCCGGTCGCATTCCGACTGATAAAGGCTACCGTTTGTATGTAAACAGTATTGTTGAGGGTAGCGAAGTACCCATGTATGAGGCGCGCCACGCTAAGGCTATCGAATCGAGAGTCGAGGGTCACGGTCGCACTGATCATGCCATTCGTACAGCGGTCGATTCTCTCGTAGAGTTAACGCACAACTTGGGCCTAGCAACCATTGGCGACCAGCTGTATTTATCGGGTATCGGTAACTTGTTTTCTCAGCCAGAGTTTCACGATGGTGAACACGTTCGCGATGTGGCGCGATTACTTGATAATCTAGAGCCATGGCTCCGCGAGGCGGCTCCAAACGAAACGCTCAATGTGTTTATTGGTAGCGAGAATCCAATTGGCCGCGATAGTGGCGTCAGCCTCATTATTAGCCGTTTCCGTAGTCCTTATTCTGACCATAGTTATATCGGTGTGCTCGGTCCGACTAGACAGAGTTATGCCCGTGTCATGTCACTCGTTTCTCAAACCGGTAAAATGTTAGAAAGGATCCTCTAA
- a CDS encoding SDR family oxidoreductase, with protein MKFAAKTVLITGATRGIGRATAEEFAKHGANVIINYCNTSDEVANALANDLAEKYEVRALAYKADVSDDTAVQGMLEHVKQEFSTLDILVNNAGIVIDKDFSEHTREDFDAIFRTNVYGTYLMSKLFGKFILETAGGGAIVNMSSTSGMFDFWPDNIDYAGSKSAIASMTHDLAIKFAPHIRVNAVALGWANTDMNKDLPADVVAEANSKFILGRMALPEEIAKCITFLASDDASFVNSAVLVADGGRF; from the coding sequence ATGAAATTTGCAGCCAAAACAGTTTTAATTACTGGTGCGACGAGGGGCATTGGTCGGGCGACTGCTGAGGAGTTCGCCAAACACGGTGCCAACGTTATCATCAATTATTGCAATACGAGCGACGAGGTAGCGAATGCGCTTGCAAACGATTTAGCTGAGAAATATGAGGTTAGGGCATTGGCATATAAAGCCGATGTATCAGATGATACAGCCGTGCAGGGCATGCTAGAACATGTCAAACAAGAGTTCTCTACTCTCGACATCCTAGTAAATAATGCTGGAATTGTCATCGACAAGGATTTTTCTGAGCATACGCGCGAGGACTTTGATGCTATTTTCCGAACAAATGTCTACGGAACTTATCTTATGAGTAAATTATTTGGTAAATTTATTTTAGAGACTGCTGGTGGTGGTGCAATAGTAAATATGTCATCTACCTCTGGGATGTTTGATTTTTGGCCAGATAATATTGATTACGCTGGGAGTAAATCGGCGATTGCTTCGATGACGCACGACCTCGCTATCAAATTTGCACCGCATATCAGGGTCAATGCTGTGGCACTTGGCTGGGCTAACACTGATATGAACAAAGATCTACCAGCCGATGTGGTGGCGGAAGCCAACAGCAAATTCATACTTGGGCGTATGGCGCTACCAGAGGAAATCGCCAAATGCATTACATTCCTCGCGAGTGACGATGCCAGTTTTGTGAACAGTGCGGTCTTGGTGGCGGATGGAGGGAGGTTCTAG
- a CDS encoding ATP-dependent zinc protease codes for MNERPIIGKNAKVDFGRRAIGVPAKIDTGADSSAVWASKIRVSKDGVLKFALFGEGSPYYSGKVFKRTDYKVAIVRSSSGHEQIRYRTHFTIILNGRRIKALFNLSDRSNNQYPVLIGRRTISGKFLVDVKAGDFEHQRKYSRETGKLNQELSSNPRKFYVKYKGGAK; via the coding sequence ATGAATGAGCGACCAATCATCGGTAAAAATGCCAAAGTTGACTTCGGTCGGCGAGCCATTGGCGTGCCGGCGAAAATTGACACTGGCGCAGATAGCTCGGCGGTGTGGGCTTCGAAAATCCGAGTCAGCAAAGACGGTGTGCTCAAATTTGCCTTGTTTGGCGAGGGTTCGCCGTATTATAGCGGCAAAGTGTTCAAACGCACCGACTACAAGGTTGCTATCGTGCGTAGCTCATCTGGGCATGAACAGATTCGCTATCGTACGCACTTTACAATTATCCTAAATGGACGTAGAATAAAGGCACTGTTTAACTTGTCGGATCGGTCGAATAACCAGTATCCAGTCCTGATCGGTCGGCGGACAATTAGCGGTAAGTTTCTCGTCGATGTCAAAGCAGGTGATTTTGAGCACCAGAGAAAATACAGTAGAGAAACTGGAAAATTGAATCAGGAATTATCGAGCAACCCGCGTAAATTCTACGTGAAGTATAAAGGAGGTGCTAAATGA